Part of the Benincasa hispida cultivar B227 chromosome 11, ASM972705v1, whole genome shotgun sequence genome, tgcttctgttgttgttaAAATACATCACAgccgacttattgtcacaaaataattttagtggtctttctatgccaatCACTATCCACAGTCCAGTGACAAAAttcgcaaccatattccatgattggatgcctcataacatgctataaactccgcagccatggtagaagaagccataaatgtttgtttaacacttttccaggaTATAGCTCCtcagccaacatgaagatatagcttgaagtggatcgcaaagtgtcttgacatccaacataatcagaatcagaatacccaattatctccaaaacttctgatTTCTGATAAGTGAGCATtaaatcttttgttctctgtaaatacctcataacccgtttggcttctttccaatgatccatccccgagttactcaaatatctgcctaacactCTGACTATGAACACAATATCTGGACGCGTacatacttgagcatacattagactttccaatggccgatgcataggaaccttctgcatctccttagtctcgagtgtggtcttaagacattgacctaaatgaaatttatcacctttagcgatcGGGGTATCTCCCGGCgcacaatctttcatgccaaatctactcaagatcttttcaatgtagttcttttgtgacaatcttaaaaaccttgagaacgatctcgtagtatttcaattcctaatcaAAAGAAGCATCACAAGATCCTTCATCAAAATTTCTTTCCATAAAGTTTTTtagaatgatctcattaaggaatttggaccagttagaaacaggcatgatctagatcactttgcatgtagtttccatgctatccatccatacttgatctatgtcattgaatgtattggaattgatgatcattgaatgtattggaattgatgatcaaggaaggtttagttacaagggtagtgacgaaagtcgccttgattccgtgctaatacaggagatggaccagattgaactaaaggggaattctattattgtGCATAACCTGCgtttaaggtttatgtgatttaattatattaggtacatagacatagcccaagtgggagattattagacctatttaaataataatatgtttaattaaagtatgggctatgtataTGGATTGataatttatcacattaggttattttattagattggaccctattatgtgatctaattaattaaggtcctagattcctaattgagtatggacttaatgggtagaagctcattcctagttaattagggtttaatgggaaccctaattgagcTAGTATATAAAGAAACCTTAGGCTATgatccccaatataccaaaacaataagcattgaatctcatctagagagagatcccactaagggcattcagaattttggttgaggaagaccatagtcatccatcatcatcttgaagctatcatcaattttgcaatggaatccggtatgttattcttgacattttgacatgaatgatcctagggtttatctattcaatatagatataaagaatttatgttaacacattttcttaaaaatatatttaaattttttgtcaaattaaaattaaaaaaataagtttaacaactattttcattaatttaaaaattatgcttggtttttaaaacattgataaaaaaaaagtgaataacaaaaaaaaaaaattttaagcgTAGACTTTATAAGCTCCATCTTAAAAAATCACatgattatcaaacaagatTTTTATGATTGAATTTTAGGTCTAATGGATAGagactttcaattttatatttaataagtctataaatttttaaaaagaagtcAAGCAAGTGAAGCTATTaggaaaaaacaaacaataagccacaaaattgaaagtgacCAGATTTATCGGATACGTTAAGACAAAATTAAAGTCTAAAAAGACATATTaaacactttttgaaaattcaataacatATTAGGGTAAAAACTCGAAAGGGGAGGAAACTAAATTAATGACTTTTTCCCCttataaaatcaaatacaaTGTCCTTCAACTTTGTATTTTAGGTCAAAAATacttatgaatttttaaaaaattctaaaaataccTTTAGActttaaaaaacatttaaaaatacctTTTACAAGTAGTTGAGTTTGAGTTCATAACcaactaagttttttttttttttgtatttcgCTATTTATCTTTAAAGCTTTTATGCTTTAAgggaatatttttattttgaaattttgtgagattttatgCTTTAACTCGAagtctttgtttatattttatggTGTAAGAATTGGACaaatgagagaagaaaaaaagggaaatgcttataaatagaaaaatcccaaaaatatttacactttatagcataaagtttcaaaagtgcttgtattttttgaattttttgctataaagtataaatatttttttatatttaaaaagatccatataaaaaaaagaggatatctatataattttgttttaaaattagttcttttttaactaaaaaatctTCAAACAAATTTATCACTATACTAACTGTAGAAgcatttaaaaacttttttgaaGGCTAAAATAATAatgctttttgaaaatttaatgatattttttaaatgagtATTAACGATTGTGTTCATAAATTTACAATAATGATATTgtgtaattttttaaagtttaagggtattttttaaacttatgaaagttcaaatatatttttgaaaaaatacaaactattttCATCTAAAACTAACGACAAAGATATTTTTGAACcgtttttcaaaagtttaaatgtATGTTTGACATAAAGGTAGCGTAGGGatactttataaaattgagcataaaatcaaacttttgggggttagaaatcaaatttatgAACTAACACCCaaaaaatgaaaagtaaaaGATAACAatgagaataataataataataataaaaaagaaggaaaataaaataccTTTGCCAAGTTCCTAAAATAGGTTGTTGTGAAATTGCCCGTAGGGAACAAAACCTCTATGATGTCTGCCAATACCAACTGCGGTTGTGAGATTGCTCCGTCGAACCAATCTAATATCATAcacaataaatattttttaaaacgaaattgtattaatttcttttttcaaatatgACGAAGGTTCAAATAAACTTTTGGTGTATGTCaattataaataagttaaaGTTTACATTGACTAAAAAATGTTTAGAATTACCGAAAGCGTTGGAGTTGTGAAATCGTTTGTCAAATCGCCAAATGCTTTGAGTGGAAAGAAAAGAGAGGCAAGATTGGTCTTGAATGTTGATTAGTTGAAGAAACGTGGACAAGTTGTACGTAGCTGGATCTGATGTAAATGTTTCATCGATGATCACTTCCACCGTCTatctacaaaataaaataataccaaAAGGCTCGCAAATTGGAAATAAAACATCTTATTTCCtaactatttctttttaattaaattttttcaatcttatttaaaaacaaaattatcatCAAACGAGAACTTACACAAAGGATACCATGAAAGGCATCTAAGTCATCGGGATTAGAGACGTTGTATGTGATTTTGTTGATGGAGTCATCCACATTTTCTCCTCCTGCATCTTCTATATACTTTTCCAACCCCCACCATGCGTTAGTttaataataatcaatttttcgtttttttgttttttttttacaatatgtgaGGCGGAGGTGGAGGAGTACTAATAAATAGGAGAAAAATAATCAtgtaaaaggagaaaaaaaccTCAAACTTTCTATCAATTTCTTAGAGATTTGAAGAGGAAtagaaaatttcttttaaaattccTATAAATTTCTACCAATTTACTACATATTATGCAATATGAGAAACAGACAAAATTAGGATTAAACTGAAACTTTGTAAACAATAgggacaattttttttaatgaaaaaaaagccAAACATTTGgaactaaaatatataaatagttaGCCAATATCATATATGCTGATTAATATACATGATGGGTTcttaatctcttttttttttcatattttaaaatcatctttAATTAGTTAACTGCAATTCATATATGATTAATGAATAAATGGTTGATTTGTTAATGTATGTCACTTGAaccttttatccatatatttttgGAAACTTATAATACAAATTCTATATACAACAGACAAATCTTATAATACAAAGTTATGACatgtatttcaaaaaaaaaaaaaaaaaagagtaaaagtAGTGCTTATGTCGTTATAAATTGTCAtcgagaaaaaaatataaaataaaggaaCCAGAACCATTATTGCTTTTAAAAACATagagattaaaataaatattttgaagtatataaatattataatagacaaaaccaaaaccaaattgtacttttataaactaaaattgagttttaaatccaattttacttgtttcttttttgaaaaaatgtcCTCTTTAATTGAGCCAAATTATTGCTTTTTCTGAAAACTTATGATTAAATTAGAATGAAGGTTCAAAATATTGgtatctaaatttaggaaaattgggatgaaaatatcgattaaatatcaattttgatgactatttttgaaaaaaatataaaaacaaaaaatcaaaaaataaaaataaagaagaattttcaaaaatagaaaaataagggaacctatttacacaaaatagcaaaattttaatcttctttaatagaggctgataaaagtctattagtgtttatcagtgatagaaattgatagaagtctattggtgtctataaatatttttttttactatttctgtaaatagtttgatatcttttctatctgtgaaaatttcttaaaaataaatttaaattaataaacaaacattttatgatttcCAAATAAGTTAATAGGTATATTATtgatgttatatttatattaatgtcattttgattattattttttgtgtttCGTGAGTTTTAGTATGATATGGTGAAAATATTGATGCATCCCTTATGTTGATATTGAAtttatataaacataaaaatattgatgaaaatatcGACATTTCGACGAAAATTTAATACGATAGTTAGAATTCACTATTAAGTTACCTTAAGCTTGTAGGCATCCTTTGTGAAAGACCATATGCCCTgttcaagaaattaaaagaaattagagaaaatagtttttaaaaaattaagtaattatttgtttaaaaagaatatgctttattaaaaaataataataataaaggtgTATGATTCTAACATCATAGTAACCCATCCAAGCGACAATGGGTTTGAAAGTCTTTCTAGTGGTTGCTATATTCTTCAGGCACATGTAATTTTCTTTGATCTGCAACAACATATATACACATTTATATTTACAcaactattttaaaataatgctttttctcctttttttttaaaggaaaaaaaaagctatggaaacataaatataaggtaaaaaaaaatcaaattttcacttTAAACAACCTTGTTAAGTTGCATCATTTCTTGCATCAAAATTTCAATTGcaatcttaattttaaattttttttaaggaggGTTGAAGATTCTACCTTTGGATaagtttttatttgaaaatttattaaagaaaaatattatatcttactctttaaagattgaaaaagatatATGTATGTTACAAAATTGATAAGATTTCAagacaatattaaaactaattttttgttAGAAAGTTGTAAGTTGTAGTAGAATTATTCTATCGCTGTTGGTCAAACTTAAATTTGTACAATACTTCATAATATAAACTTCATTCCACTTTAGTAattattctttcaaatgtttaaatGTTTCAGTTAGTCTTTACTATTAAATTAAAGTTAACTTTTATAAACttggtaaaacaataattaatgataatttttatttaagaaaagatACAACATAAATAtgcttttaaaatttatagaggAAAGATTGATAGGTTgatatagaaaatattatttttaaaaaaagttaacaaaGACCTTATGGTAAGaccaattttaattattatttttaatatatgacctaaatttaaatatttgaaagtataaatattaaaataaaacataaatccgACATTTTAACCCATATAATAAGATGTACAAATAACTTACCGCACTGTAAATTTGAGTGGCTCTTGCCTCCAGGTTTGCAAAAGCTCCCAAGAATTTTATCCACTCTGCTCTCTAAAATTTCCAGCTATTAGCAAAtggtaaaaagataaataagGATAAACTACTTTTGTTCCTATAATTTTAAGCATAATTTGATAGGGATTTCgaaattgttaaattattttttacattgttatattaatttgaaaatgctttaataatcaaaattacttttcattagtatgaaatttttgtttaaagGTACAAAACtaacattaatttaattgagaTGATTAAAGacatattttaaaagaatttcttcaagtttaaaagtcatttccaagtattattgttctttttaacttatttaactaaaaaaaattaaaataaaatactattttggtcccaatattttgagtttaattcTCATAtcatccttaaattttaaaaagttacatTTATTCGTgagttttgaatttagtttccatttgattcttaaattttaaaatattatatttttagctagttttgaatttttatttttatttggtagattttaatattttacatcTCTATTCTTAAGTTTTTACTTAATGTTTGCTTGTGGTCTTtgacattaatttttaattaattaatttaaaatatttatgatgTAAAACTTTTtagatagaaaaaaattaaaagtaatttaattatagaattaaaatagttaaaagaCATTAATACTAATGATGAAAAGTTTCCtcaaaaagtggaaaaaaaaacattcataaGCGAAAGTGAGTATTCATTAAAGAAAAGATAATgggtaaaaatgtaaattttgcaATATGGAAAACCAAATAGAAATAAAAGTCAAATTCAAAGGTAAAAATGGGAAAATTGTACAAAAAAAACCCGTTttaaagcccaaaataataaatgacctagatttttaaaaaaaatgtcaaatgtcCCTGATGTCATGATCTTGTGAATTTACAACATTATCCttcatttcttaattttttttctttcttcgttCTTCtccaactcttttcttttttcttttttcttttctttgttttctttttccacttCCTCTCCCTtgtgtctcttcttcttcaatctctttCTGTTGcacattttcttcttctctgaCACGATAATTCACACGGGCAGCTCTGATGCAACCAACTCTGGTAAACAATAGTAAGAGCGAGGAAGAAGAGTGATTTTGTGAGCGAGGAAAGCAAGAGCGATAACGGCGAGAGCAAGACTGATGAGAGTAAGACGAGCGAGAGTGAAACCAATAAGAGCAAGACTAGCGAGAGCGAGACAGGCGAGAGGGGGAAGAAGACGACCCAACTTTTTGTAGATGTTTGCAAATTGATCATCAACAAGACcgacgagagcgagattgacGAGAGCAAGACAGACGAGATTGAAACCAATGAGACTGAGACTGAAGAGAGCAAGACGGGCGAGAAGTGGAAGAAGTCAATTCATTGCTCCATGGATGTTCGCAAATGGATCATCAGTGAGAGGGAGAGCAAGAGTGTGAGCGaaagtgagagagagcgagagcaaatGCTCGCGagtatattttgataatttcacCCGAATTTGACGTCAGCAAAGGGTCATTCgacattattttcaaaaacttggtcatttgacattttcaacccaatttttgggtcatctgTACAAATTTTTCGAtaaaaaagtataattttgaaacctagAGGCCAAACATAAAATCGAACGAtaaaattatagtttatttatttattattagtattattaggtttaaatcctattttggttcctaaactttgaatcttgttctattttggtccctaaactttaaaaaatgttcaTTAAAGTCcccaaacttttaaaaagtgattattttttttctctgctATTAAGATTATGttaatttttaaagataaaatatgtttaaggATAAAATTGCATCCAACATGAGTTGAGCAATACAAAGGTGAAGCAAAATATCAACAACCAACTTACCAAAATAGTGAACGACCAAAATCTTGGACGAAAAGTGACTTGAGATCTTCTATAGAAAATCATTTTACcacctaattcaaaattgaaacgaTAGATTTTTTTTACCATGACTAGTCAGTCTAGTCATTCAAAAATACAAATCATATGTTTGAGAGTCAACAAAATCTCAATAACAAGaatcttttaaaagtttatggactaaaatatattttttaaagtgtaAATACTAAGATAGaacaagatttaaaatttagggatcgaaataagatttaaaccttATTGAGACAAAGTATAGCATtatgaaattgatattttagaaaaataataataaatgaaggATGTGATTTACTTGCAAAGGAGTATCCTCGGAGGAAGGAAGAAACGTGGCAAAATTGCAGGACTGTGGTTGGTCCACGTCAGCAACGAAGTGAGCCGCAAACTGTGCCAGCTGTTGTGTTTCCGTTTTATTTATAATCTGAATGTCTCCTTTTTCGTATTGCTTTAATACGCATTCTGACGTCACCCTCTCCGACGTTATCCCCTTCAAGCTTCCTAATAACCCTAGAAGCTGTCCCATACAATACAATCATCTTTAAATCCAATATTAAGAATAAAgttgtttcaaaattttctactttaaaaagataaaacaatTCATGATGTACTTTTTCAAAACAAATGACAAAATTGAAGTAATTTTGACCAAAACAAAATCTTAAATACTAATGCCCTCAAACATTGCACAAAAATGAGATTTAATTAGGTTTTTCAAAATCAAGTTTTCTAACCTTTTAGGTATATTAGTAAAATTTGATGTTGGGATTAGTGATCGTTCACTTGAGGGATGAGAGGCACAACATCTCGAAAGGGAGGGAGAAAAATAGACTCCGTTTGAAaatcatttcgtttttagtttttttttttaaattaagtttatagacattcatttccaaatttcttcttttgttatctaggtttaaaaaaccaagttaaatcttgaaaaaaaaaaaaagaacttttaAAAATCTGTTTATGTTTTTGAAtctggctaagaattcaactattgtacttaagaattGTTGAAATAAATGGTAGTCACCTTTCGTGTGGAATTGCATTGTTTCATAAATGAATatgttcttttgaaaataaccaACATGAAAAAGAGACATAATTATTTGAATGACTATGAATAGTCTACAAATatgcttcttcttcaaattgcaaaaaagaatttttcttaaCCATTACTTTTCTACTATAAAACTTTTCTCCCTTTTTTGTAAACTAGTTCAAGTTCGGTTTATTTTCACAAAGTATAGTTCGTTGGATCTTGTAGACAGGGTGCTACTTCCATAAGAAAATTACTTTATTCTATCATAGAAGACTATTACTCATGAAATTCAGACACTAGAGTGAGTAAAATTGTCTTAAGGAGACAATTGTTGGACTCAGATTCTTTTCGAtatattatgtatttttttaaaattatttttatggtATTACTCAAATAacaaaaaagatgcaaattattataaaaaatgaaagaaaatagacttaatttttaaaaactaaaaaccaaccAACGAAATAGTTTCTTTCCAACCAAAGTTTAGTCAAAGAGTTAGATCAATTTATCTACAAACTTAATTAATATCgaaattataaaaactaaataataatcaaaacaacaccttatagaaaaagaaagaccaaataaattaaatattgaattgctcacatatatatataactacatACCTCGAAAAAGGAAACTGGAAGGAACCCATGGGAGTaagaaaaagacaaaaagaaaataagaaaaagttaGATATAATCGATTGCCAAACTAACTTTGCACATTGGGACTCATGTGATATGTGTATCAAAAAgtaatcatataattaatcaataactTATAATAACAACATTTGaatattaatatcaaattacaCCATTCATTTCTTCATGTTCTTAATTATTACTGTAAACCAttatatgaaacaaaattaatattgaaattagaaaaaaaaatcatcaatttGGAAGAATATGTACATTTGGTccgtaaaattttaaaatatatatttttaatcttttaagttTTAATCTTTAACTTAATTgatatctaaatttttaaaatgtactttttttttttaggtaaatataaatttaaaatgtctctaatgtatttttttttattattttaaataattatatgacattttaaaattaaaaaaaatcgtctcttctctttaattttctttaaaaatatattctaattcaaaatgtcaCAATTATTTAGAATAAGatgaaatttttaaatttcttcttaAAATTTGAACCACATTTTTCAAAACCTATGTGTTAAATTTATAATAGAcatagaaaataaagaaaaaaaattaatgacgTGTTAAATAATCAATGGACTAAGTTGATACTACAGtagtatatttttttctctcgtACCTGGAAAAAGGTCGGTATCTACCGAGTAATTAGTCAAAGGGATGACATACGATTTGATCCTTGAAGTGCAATACTTGGTTCTTCCTGCCATCTTTGAATTATTCTGCACTTTTTTCCAATCTATTTCACTTCAAATCTCTACCCACATAAATTTCTATCTCTATATACAagtatcaaaattttaatttaaccaataaaatatcttctctaacatataaatatattttatctaaatttaggGAACAATATTTCACAATAAAATTcataaatctttttaaaatagaaaattattaGAATATTAGATAGAGACTTGAATGGATTAGTACTAAACATATCTATTGACATTTAGATATACAAACAATCGAGAGGTCTGTAGTTTGAATCTCTCACATTTTATTattgtattaaatataaaaatattttcataatttataaaGATACTTACAGagattaactttttttaaaaaaaaatcaataaaaaaactAGCTcgattaactttttttttttttattttgacttttttaaattattaattaaataataaaattaattttgaattactaatttttcaatttattggAAATCTAGAAACTAATTTTCTGATTTATTAAAACTAGAactactaaaattaaaaaattaaaaatacatgaactagaataaaatttaaaatagagcgaccaaataatattttaacagaaaaaggtaaaaagattaaacacTTTGATACTTGAATTCATTATAGAAAATACCATCAAACTAAAGTTGCAATAttatctctttaacttttataaatattttaaaacagtTACCAAAATAAGAATCTTTTTagttatacttaaaaaaatgtgATGATGATCTAAAATGGTGCGATAATCTAGTTTTTCATTCTAGGTCATTTgcttaatattaaaatatttctaagtatagatatattttttaaataaatagcaaaatttaggatattttatacaacTTAACCGTTCCAAAAATTAGAGACTGAAAAAAACGGAGGAAGgattagaagaaaaagaacctGAATGAGAAGGTAGCTCTTGCCATCAATGGCGTTCTTAATAACTTTAAACGACTGTCCATAATAAATCCTGAAATTCACTGCATCTTCAACCTTCGAAACATTCCCCACCTTCACCACCGCCGTAGAAGCCGCCGTCACTCCCCCAATAACCGGAAACCAGACGACGGCTAAGAGAAACACCACCAATGCATTCATGGCAAACGGAGAAGGAAAGACAAATTGCAGAAAAGCCCTAGAACAAAAAACAGGGGATTTTACAGGGCGAAACTGGGGGAAAAAGTGAAAcagagagagggaaaaaaaaaagtagtgtGGAACAGTTAAGTGAACCCGTGAATGAAAGagagaaatttgatatattatttgatatatttgattTGGTTTTGTCTTCTTGCTTTCCATCATTTTGTGTCTCGATTTTTAGCTTTTGGTTGGATTTTTGTGTGAAATAGTGGTAGTGGTGAGTGCACTCCACGAGCATCATCCTCTTTTTGCACCCACTCCAAATTCatcattgttttctttttactcACCCATCTCCGATGGAAAATTCGAATTTCTAAAACTTTTAATCGATGATATATATACTTTAATCGATTCAACAATGTTTAGATTGATCAAGTTAAAAATGTGAATGTaaactttctttttttcaacatttttttattagtcTCATGTTTCTATGAGGATGGTGATTCCAGGTTATGATCTCGTTTGCTAATCATTTTAGTTTGTTAAAACTCGCACACATTCGTTGTTGTGGTAGGCTTTTGTGAACTTGTCCATTGGCTTACTTCTTTGGTTTGGTCTATTTCTTTGAGCTGACACTCACATGTAGTGACGTGTAACTCTAGCAACATCAGGGTAGTTGAAGAACTCAAGGATATAGGGACACACATTTTCATGTTGCCTCCCAAATTTTCACATTTTCCTATTCTATTATTCGACTGATCCGTCTAAAATCCTAGGCtctaacttttttcttttgggaGTTTCCCAAGTTTTTTTTGGATTTCGGCTCGTGTGGCTATAGGTCAAAAAACGTCGGACAAAGTATTAAAAACGTCGGAATAGGTTATTTCAACGCATTTTTTTGTATCGTCTAATGGTCATCATATCCATGTCGGGAGAAGTTCCTCccaatgaaaactattttcgtCGGTATAAATACCATTACTTGTGTTGGCATATgtttttttccaacaaaataCAATTTGCGTCGGGAAAAGCATAGTCCtaaataacaaattttcaattcaatagGCAAATTTCTGCCAACGTTTATTTGCATCGGTAtaagttgtttataattttatatattttttgtaacaattaaataaccaattttttatttccttaacacctaattatgcacaaacaaaaattaatctttAGACAAATCAATTGaggataaatataacaaaagtaagctaatatatttaaaaataagactaatattcaatacacaagctttaaaattttataaacaaaaactgtatatacaattaaatttgaCCTTTTCTAACTTCTTACAAATCccctatacaaaaaaaaatttaatcttctctAAACCAAAATACTCTAAGCCAAAATAAGTGAGATACTAAACCAAACTAAGTAATCATCTCACAAAATCTTTTTGCAATCTCCAAAAAATGATCTTTAAGAATTTACACGAACAACCTAAAATAGgaaaaacaaaatgtttaaaatggttATGAGGAATGATCCATCTCTCAAGCTACAAACATGTTGTCAatgttcataattaaaatatgaacATCACAAACAACGATTATACTATCTAAAAAGTGATTAAAATGGTTATAATTAAGACGTGAACCTCTCCTGCACGTTACGAGCATGTCGTAAATCTACTTAAACAAATAGATAAACGCCTTTTAAACCTCCACAACTATCAAATTCCTATAAATAAGCCAAGAACTTGTTCCTTTAAAGTTCACAATTAAGCTTCAAGATAATctaaa contains:
- the LOC120089977 gene encoding uncharacterized protein LOC120089977, which translates into the protein MNALVVFLLAVVWFPVIGGVTAASTAVVKVGNVSKVEDAVNFRIYYGQSFKVIKNAIDGKSYLLIQNNSKMAGRTKYCTSRIKSYVIPLTNYSVDTDLFPVSFFELLGLLGSLKGITSERVTSECVLKQYEKGDIQIINKTETQQLAQFAAHFVADVDQPQSCNFATFLPSSEDTPLQRAEWIKFLGAFANLEARATQIYSAIKENYMCLKNIATTRKTFKPIVAWMGYYDGIWSFTKDAYKLKYIEDAGGENVDDSINKITYNVSNPDDLDAFHGILCTVEVIIDETFTSDPATYNLSTFLQLINIQDQSCLSFLSTQSIWRFDKRFHNSNAFDWFDGAISQPQLVLADIIEVLFPTGNFTTTYFRNLAKEGVTNIGSEMCERDSSSALEPTIIACG